Below is a genomic region from Microbacterium esteraromaticum.
CCACTCGCGTTGCAGCTGCTTTCCGTCTTCGGCGCTGAGGGCCACGTGCACGGCCAGGGTCTTGTCATGCTGGGCGGCGATGGCGTAGTCGATCGCCTTCAGCACCGGCTTCTGCAGCCGGTTCACCAAGATCAGCGCCACGTCGCCGCTCGAACCGAAGTGGTCGGAGTCGTCGACCGCGATCTCGTGCTCGACGTCGCGGTAGTAGCGCTTCACGCCCATCATCAGCAGCGCCAGCAGCGGTATGGCGAAGAACACCAGATAGGCGCCGTGCGTGAACTTGGTGATGGTCACGATCACGAGCACCAGGACGGTCAGCGTCGCCCCCGCCGAGTTGATCACGAGTCCGGTGTGCGCCGAACGACGGATGGTCGCGGCATCCGCCCCCTCGGTGCGGGCTGTCTCGCGCAGCAGCCGGCGCCAGTGCCGCACCATGCCGATCTGCCCCAGCGAGAACGACACGAACACACCGATGATGTACAGCTGGATGAGGGTGGTCAGCTGCGCACGGAAGACGATGAGCACCGCCATCGCCCCGATGCCGAGCAGGATCATGCCGTTCGAGAACACCAGTCGGTCGCCGCGGGTGTTGAGCGCCTTCGACGCGTAGCCATCGCGGGCGAGCACCGCTCCGAGCAGCGGGAACCCGTTGAACGCGGTGTTCGCCGCCAGCAGCAGCACACAGGCGGTCGCGGCCTGGATCAGGTAGAACGGGATGCTGCCGCCGCCGAAGGTCGCGGCCGCGACCTGAGCCATCAGGCTCGGCTGCGGAGAGGTGCAGTCGAAGCCGATGAGCTCGCACGGGTTCTCGGCGTAATGCACCCCCGAGATGAGAGCAAGGGCGGTGAGACCTGCGAACAGGCAGATCGCTATCGTGCCCATCAGCGTGAGCGTCGTCTGGGCGTTGCGCACCTTCGGTGCGCGGAACGCGGGCACTCCGTTCGACACGGCCTCGACGCCGGTGAGCGCCGAGCAGCCGCTCGAGAAGGCGCGCAGCACGAGCAGGATCACGGCAGCCTGGCTGAGGTCCTCGGCGTGCACTCCGAACTCCGCGCTCGAGGCGACCGGCGGGTCGCCGAGCAGGGTGCGGATCAGCCCGGTGACGATCATCAGCCCCACCGAGCCGATGAAGACGTAGGTGGGGATCGCGAAGACGAGGGATGCCTCGCGAACGCCGCGCAGGTTGATCACCACGATCAGCACGACGAAGCCGACCGCCAGCTCGACGCGCGCGGGGTCGAGCTCGGGGACGGCGGAGATGATGTTGTCGACCCCCGATGCCACCGACACGGCGACGGTGAGCACGTAGTCCACGAGCAGCGCGGCTGCGACGGTCACCCCGGGGATCTCGCCGAGGTTCTTCGACGCCACCTCGTAGTCGCCGCCGCCGGAGGGGTAGGCCTTGATCAGCTGCCGGTAGCTGGGCACGACAACCGCGAGCAGCAGGATGACCGCACCGGCGACCCACGGCGTGAAGCTCAGGAACGCCAGACCCCCGAGGGCGAGGATCATCAGCAGCTCCTGCGGGGCGTACGCCACCGAGCTCAGTGCGTCGGAGGCGAAGATCGGCAGGGCCATGCGCTTGGGCAGCAGCTGCTCGTCGACCTGCTCGCTGGTGAGCGGGTCGCCGATGATCAGGCGCTTCGCGATCTGCGGCGCCTCGGAGAGGTCTTTTCCATCCACGGCTGGAGACGCTACGCGCGTCGCCGCAGCCCATCACCGATCCTCACGCAATCCCTACGGATGCGACGCGCGTCCTCACACGATCCTCACGGCCGGGTGGCTCACGGCCGGGCGGCTCCCGGCCGTGAGGATCGCGCGGCGGTTCGTCAACGGCGCGAGCTGCGCTCCGCGACCGGTACGGGCCCTGTGACGCTCAGCTCGTCCTCCCAGCACTGGATGCCCGTGACCTCCGGCATCCGAGCGCGGGTGAACACAGGGTCGAGACCCGCTCGGCGCTGGTCGAGGTAGTCGCGCAGCAGCTTGAACGCGACGCCCGACAGCAAGCCGATGGCCACGAGGTTGATGAGGGCCATGATGCCCATGATGCCGTCGGCGGTGTTCCAGATGAGATCGGCCGAGGCGATCGAGCCGAGGAAGACCACCATGACCACGACGATGCGGAACACGGTCAGCACCACGGGCTTCGCGTTGATGAACTCGATGTTCGACTCGCCGTAGTAGTAGTTGCCGAGAATCGAGCTGAAGGCGAGCAGAAAGATGATGACGCTCAACAGGACGTTCGACCAGGAGCCGAGGGAACTGACCAGTGCGTTCTGCGTGAGCACGATGCCCCGCTCTGCACTCGCCAGATCGGGGGTCGCGACCAGAACGATGAAGGCCGTGATCGAGCAGACGAGGAACGTGTCGAAGTACACCCCGAGGGTCTGCACCAGACCCTGCTTGACGGGGTGGGTCACGGCCGCGCTCGCTCCGGCGTTCGGCGCCGAGCCGAGACCGGCCTCATTGGAGAACATGCCGCGCTGAGCGCCGACCATGATGATCGCGCCGATCGTTCCGCCGACCACCTCCTGGGTGCCCCACGCCTGCGTGTAGATCGAGAGGAAGACGTCAGGGAGTCGATCGATGTGGATGCCGACGATCACCAGCCCCAGGATGAGATAGATCAGCGCCATCAGGGGCACGACCGCCTGCGACACGGAGGCGATGCGGCGGACGCCGCCGAAGATCACGAGGGAGGTCAGCACAGCGAGCACGCCGCCCACCACCCACGGGACCCACGTCACCGTGCCGCCGAAGCTGCCGGAGATCGTGGCGCTGATCGTGTTCGCTTGAAGGGAGTTGAACGACAGCGGGAAGCAGAGGATCAGCACGCAGGCGAAGACGATGCCCATCCATCGGGCCTTGAGGCCGTGCTGCATGTAATACGCCGGGCCGCCGCGGAAGCCCTCGGAGTCGCGGACCTTGAAGGCCTGCCCGAGGGTCGACTCGATGAAGCTCGAGGCCCCGCCGATGAACGCCATCGTCCACATCCAGAACACCGCGCCCGGCCCGCCGATCGCGATCGCGGTGCCGACGCCGGCGATGTTGCCGACGCCGACGCGGGATGCCGCAGAGATCGTGAACGCCTGGAAGGCCGATACCGACTGGGGTCGGCCCTCGGCGTCCGTCGGGGTGCGATCCGTGAGGGTGCGGAACATCTCGGGGATGAGCCGGAATTGCACGACGCCCGAACGGAACGTGAAGTACAGGCCCAGCAAGAGGAGCACGGGCAGCACCGCCCAGCTCCACAGTGTGCCGCCGGCGGTGGTGACGAAATCGTTGAGCGCGTCCATGTCGACAAGTATTCAGTGGAGTAGGGGGAATTGAACAGCGCCGGGCGGAACCGGGCATCCGGGACTTCTGGTTGGATGTTTTTGTGAAGACGACTGACGAAACCCGCCCGGCCGGGTTCGGAGCCCTGCTGTGGCTGGCGCTGGCGACGTTCTCGATGGGCATCGACGGCTATGTGCTGGCGGGCCTGCTGCCGCAGATCGCCGACGACCTCGACGTCTCCGAGGCGGCCGCGGGCCAGCTCGTCGCCGTGTTCGCCCTCACCGCGGCCCTCGCCGGTCCCGTGCTCTCGTCGTTCACCGGACGGTGGGAGCGCAAGCTCGTCATCTCGCTGTCGCTGGGCGTGTTCGTGCTCGGCAACCTGCTCATCGCCCTGTCGGCGAACTACGCGATGGCCATGACCGGACGCGTCGTCTCCGCCCTCGGCGGATCGCTGCTGAGCGCCGTGGTGAGCGCCTATGTGCTCGCGAAGACCGCTCCCGAGCGGCGCGGCCGCGCTCTGTCGTTCGTGCTCGGCGGATTCCTCGCCGCGACAGCGCTCGGCGTTCCGATCGGCCTCGTGATCGGCCAGGACGACTGGCGCCTGCCTCTCTTCCTCGTCACCGGCGTCGGGGCGGTCGCCCTGGTCGGCATCCTGATCAACGTCCCCCGCCTGCACCTGCCCTCTCTCACGCTGCGCCAGACGCTGCGCCCTCTCGCGCGTCCGGCGGTGATCGGGGCGATCTTCGTCGCCACGGGGATCATGTGCGCGAGCTACCTCTGCTTCACGTACGCGACGCTCATCTTCGAGCCGCGCGTGGGAGCGGGAGCACCGATCATCGCGGCCATGTTCGGCTACGGCATCGTCAGCCTCGGCGGCAACATCCTCTCGGGCCGCATCACCGATCGCATCGACCCGAAGACCGTGATCGCCCTGATCATCGGCATCCTCATCGTGGTGGCGCTGCTCGGCACGGCCGGCCTGCTGCTCCCCGGCGCCGCCGGCGCGGTGGCGGCGTTCGCCTGGTTCTTCGGATGCGCGTTCTTCAACGGCGGATCGGGTGTGGCCCTCCAGTCGCGCCTCGGAGACATCGCCCCCGACTCGATGTCGCTCGTGCTCGCGCTGAACGGCAGCGGCATGCAGCTCGGCTCCGCCCTCGGCGGCATACTGGGCGGCGCGCTGCTGACATCCGGGATCGACGCCGACGGGCTGCTGCCCGCCTCGGCCGTCGTGCTCGCCGTGACGATGGGCCTGCACCTGCTGGTCTCGCGCGCAGCGCCCCGCACCGCCTGACGCGTCGCATCGCCGCGTCGCATCGACGCGTCGGATCGCGACGTCGGATCGCGAGACGTGCGTTGCAGCACGAGACAGGGCCGCGGAGCGGCGGTCTCGTGCTGAAGACCAGGTCTCGCGGACCGGGTCCGACGAAGAACGACGGATGCCGGGGATGCGCGGCTACGCGCGGGCGGTCGTGCCGCGCACGATGAGCTCGTAGGGCAGGTCGGCGGCGACCGCGGCATCCGGATCGTCCTCGAGCTGCGCGAGGATCGCGCGCGCCGCCCGCTCGCCCTGCGCGAGCGGGAACTGGTCGACGGTCGTCAGCTGGAAGAACTCGCCGAGCTCATGGCCGTCGATGCCGACGATCGAGAGGTCCTGCGGCACGCGGAACCCGAGATCGCGAGCGGCGAGCAGCGCGCCGACCGCCATCTCGTCGGAGGCCGCGAAGATCGCGGTCGGGCGCGGGCCCGGCCTTCCCAGCAGCTGCTTGGCGGCGCGGAACCCGCCGTCGACGGTGAAGTCCGCGGGCTCGAGGAAGGTGTGCTTCGCGGTGATGCCTGCGTCGGCCAGAGCCCGCTCGAAGCCGAGGCGCCGTCGGGTCGGCACGTGGAAGTCGATGTCGAACTCGGGGTTCGCTCCGATGTGCGCGATGTCGCGGTGCCCGAGGCCGATCAGGTGCTCGGTGGCGAGGCGAGCCAGCGCCGTGTCGTCCACGGTCAGGGTGTTCAGCCGCGGGTTCGGGCCGCCGATCCCGATCACCGGAAGCCCCAGGTCGAGCAGCTGCGCGGTCTCATCGTCGTCGAGTTCGATGGCCACGGCGATCACGGCATCCACCCGCTGGCGACGCAGGAACGTCGAGAAGACCTCCCGGCGCACGGCGGCGTCGGCCGTGATGTTGTACAGGGTCACGTCGTAGCCGGCGCGCATCAGCGCGCTGGTCGCCCCCGACAGCACGGTGCTGAAGAACCAGCGGTCGAGGAAGGGCACGATCACGCCGATGTTCTGCGTGCGTCCGGATGCCAGGCTCGACGCGCGCGACGAGACGACGTAGCCGAGCGACTCGGCCGCCGACCGCACGCGCTCGCGCGCCCCGTCCGACACGTGCCCGCGCCCGCTGAGGGCACGCGACACGGTGGCCGTCGAGACGCCCGCGAGCTTCGCGACCTCGTCGATGCTCACCATGTCGTGGCTCCTTCTCTCAGCGATCCGCGAGCCCCATCGGCCCCGCGAGACTTGCCTTCGAGCATGAGACAGAGCTCCGGAAGCCCGGTCTCATGCTGCAAGGCAAGTCTCGCGTATTGATGCCGCGCTCAGGCGCGGGTGAACCAGGCGGCGGTGTTCGGCGGCAGGGCGGTGCCGGCGAACGGCTCGCTCTGCACCACGAAGGTCACGTCGTCGCCGAGCTCGATCGGCGTCTCGCCGAGGTTCGCGACCACGTGCAGCTCGCCTCGGTGGAAGGCCACGGCAGAGGCATCCACGTCATCCCAGACGAGCGAGCCGCCGCCCAGGCCGCGCTCGCGGCGCTCGGCCAGCAGACGCCTGTACAGGTTGAGCGTCGAGTCGGCGTCGCCCTCCTCGGCGTCGCGGGCGAAGGCCGCCCATTCGGCCGGCTGCGGCAGCCACGACGCGCCCGTGTCGTTGAAGCCGAAAGCGGGTCCCGAAGCCGTCCACGGCAGCGGCACGCGGCAGCCGTCGCGGCCGTAGCGCTCGCCGTTCGTGCGGAACCAGGTCGGATCCTGACGGAACTCGTCAGGGATCTCCATCGCCTCCGGAAGACCCAGCTCCTCGCCCTGGTAGACGTAGGCCGAGCCGGGGAGCGACAGCATGACGGTCGTCGCCGCGCGCCCACGCGAGAGCCCGACGGCGGCATCGGGCTTGCCCTTCGAGTTCGGGCCGATGCCGTCGCCCTGCGGGCTGTCGGCGGTCAGGGCGAGACGCGAGGCGTGGCGGATCACGTCGTGGTTCGAGAGCACCCAGGTGCTCGGTGCGCCCACCTCGCCGAAGGCGTCGAGGGAGTCGCGGATGACTCCGCGCAGCGCCTCGGCGTCCCACGGCGTCATCAGGTAGGGGAAGTTGAAGGTCTGGTGCATCTCGTCCGGACGCACCCACAATGCGGTCTTCTTGAGCGTCGGCAGCCAGGCCTCGCCGCACAGCGCGCGGTCGCCGTCGTACTCGGCGAGCACCTTGTGCCAGTCGCGGTAGATGTCGTGCACCTCGTCCTGACCCCAGTACGGCACGTTCTCCTCGCCGCCGCCCATCGAATCCGCGTCGGCGACGGGGGCGTAATCGGGAAGGCCGGCCTCCTTCACCATGCCGTGCGCCACATCGACGCGGAAGCCGTCGACGCCGCGGTCGAGCCAGAAGCGCAGGATGCTGCGGAACTCCTCGCGCACCTCTTCGTTGGTCCAGTCGAAGTCGGGCTGGGTGGCGTCGAAGATGTGCAGGTACCACTGGCCGGGGGTGCCGTCGGCCTCGGTCACGCGGTCCCACATGCGGCCGCCGAACACGCTCTCCCAGTTGTTCGGGGGCAGCTCGCCGTTCTCGCCGCGGCCGTCGCGGAAGACGTAGCGGGCGCGCTCGCGGCTGCCTGGTGCCGCCTTCAGCGCCTCCTGGAACCAGACGTGCTGGTCGGAGGAGTGGTTGGGCACGAGATCGACGATGACCCGGATGCCGCGGGCGTGCGCCTCGTTGAGCATGACGTCGAAGTCGGCGAGCGTGCCGAACAGCGGGTCGACATCGCGGTAGTCGGCCACGTCGTAGCCGGCATCCTTCTGCGGGCTCGTCATGAACGGGCTCAGCCAGATGGCGTCGATGCCCAGGCTCTTCAGATCGTCGAGTCTGCTGGTGATGCCGGGGAGGTCGCCGATGCCGTCGCCCGAGGCGTCGGCGAAGGACCGGGGGTAGATCTGGTAGATGACGGCGGTGCGCCACCACTCGGAACCGGGGGCTGCCATCTGCTCACGCTGTGCCATCTGCTCAGGCTAGTGCAAGCGCTTACAGTTTTGAAAGGCGACCCCGTCAGCACCGCTGAACGGCGCCGCTCACGAACCGGGGATGACGATGTTCAACGGCGGCTCGCCTGCGAGCATCCGGTCGATCTGGCGACGGATGAGTCGCGCGATGCGCGGATTCATCGCGGTCGACGCGCCGCCGTTGTGCGGGGTGATGAGCAGGCCGGGTGCGCTCCACAGCGGGTGGCCGGCGGGCAGAGGCTCTTCTTCGAAGACGTCGGATGCCACGCGGATCGCATTCGAGTTCAGCGCGGCGATCAGGGCATCCGTCTCGACCAGGGGCCCGCGCCCGACGTTCACCAGCAGCGCTCCACGCGCCATGCGGCCGATCCTGGCGGCGTCGAACAGGTGGTGCGTCTCGGCGGTCGCGGGCAGACTCAGCACGACGATCTCGGCATCGGGCAGAAGCGTGTCCAGCTCATCCATGCCGTGCACGGCGAGCTCGCCGACCCCGTCGACCTGCTCGGTGCGAGGGGTGCGGGCCACCGCGGTCAGCTCGACCTCGAAGGGGGCCAGGCGCCGGGCGATCGCCGTTCCGACTCCGCCGAATCCGACCAGCAGCACGCGCCGATCTGCGAGGCTCTCGGCGAAGACGGGCGCCCATTCGCCGCGTTCCTGCGCGCGCACGAATCGAGGCAGCTGCCGCTGCGCCGCGATCATCATCCCCACGGCGAGCTCGGCGGTCGACGCCTCGTGAACGCTGGCGGCATTGGCGAACGGGATGCCAGGGGGCAGCACCTCGGCGACGCCGTCGTAGCCGATCGACTCGCCCTGCACGAGCCGCACGTCGAGTCCGTCGAGCGCGGCGAGCACTCCGGTGCCGTCCATGTACGGCGGCACGACGATGTCGAGGCGATCGGCCGGGGCGGGGGAGCGCAGATCCCAGAGGAGCAGTTCGACGCCGGGCGGCAGCGCGCCGAGGTCGTGGACGAGGCGGTCTGTGGGGACGGTGACGATGAGGCTCACGGCTCGACCTTAGCGCCGGGTCGCGCGGGCCGGCCGCGCCCGGGCCGGCTGCGCGTGGGCCGGCTGCGCCCGGGCCGGCCGCGCCCGGGCCGGCTGCGCCCGGCGGTGGGGCGGATGCCGTTCAGCCGCCCGCATCATGCTGAGGCCCGCCCTGACCGGGCATCCGCCTCACCGAGAACAGGGGATCTCGCGAGCACAGGAGATTCCAGCGCGGATCGTCCTGTTCCGGTCGAATCCCCTGTTCTCGCGCACTCGGCTGCGAGGCTGCGAGGCTGCGAGGCTGCGAGGCTGCGAGGCGGCGAGGCTGCGAGGGCGCGAGGTACGAGGCTGCGAGGCTGCGAGGCTGCGTGCGGCGGGCGGGCGTCGAACCGTCGCGATCGGGCCGGCCTCCGCGCATCACGCGCCGCGGAGCTCCACCACGCTCGTGCGCGTGCCCGCGGCCTCGAAGCGGACCGGCATGCCCGGATGGGCGAGCGCGAACCAGAACACGGCCGCCGGCTCGTCGTCGGTCGCCGCGGTGTCGTAGCGCAGGCAGTCCAGCCGGCCGAGGGGCGAGTCGAGCACCTCGGCGCGTACGGTCGTCGTGGCCGAGGGAAAGGCTGCATGTCGCTGCAGCTCGAGCCAGCTCACCCGGCGGGCGGTGATGTCATCAGGGGCATCCGCCCGCCACTGCTCCAGCGTCGCCCCCTCGTCGTCGCCGTCGCGGAACCGGTTGAACCGCTCGAAGCCGGTGCCGTCGGGCAGGTCGACCCGCAGCCGGATCAGCTTGCCAGCCCGACTGGCCTCGCGGATCTCGGCCGCGGTGAAGGGCGTGGGGAGCAGGTCCGAGCCGAGCACGCGGGGGTCGGATGCGGTCATGCCATCATTCTGCGCGCACCGGGCGTATCCTGACCGCAACCGAGCGAGGAGACGTCATGGTTCCCGAGATCAACTACTGGGCCGTGCTGGTCGCGACCGCGTCGAGCATGGTGGTCGGAGCGATCTGGTACGCGAGGGGTGTGATGGGCGAGCGCTGGGCTCGGCTCGCCGGCGTCGATCTCGATCATCCGGCCCGCGGGCCGCTGTGGCCGATGATCACGACCGTGCTGGTCAGCTTCGTGACCGCGTGGGTGCTCGCAGGCGCCGCCACGATCGCCTGGCACTTCTACGAGGGGTCGTACCTCTGGGCATCCGTCGTCACCTCCGTGACCCTCTGGGCGGGGTTCACGGCCGCACGATTCATCACCCACGACGCGTTCGAGGGCCGCTCGACCCGCCTCACCACGCTCAACATCGGCCATGAACTCGTGACGGTCGTCGTGATGGCGCTGATCATCGGCGCCTGGCCTCCGGCCGGCCTCTGAGCGGTGCGCAGTTCCAAGAACGGCGCACAGTCGCGAAAGGCATCACGCGGGAAGGCGTGAGGGCGGTGACGCGGGATGCGGGTGAGAGGCGCTACGCGGCGATGCGCGCGACGGCGGCGATCGCGCTCTCGAAGAAGCCGAGCCCGTCGACGCCGGAGCGCATCGCGGCGCTCGTGTCCGGGCCGAAACCGGCCTCTGTCGCGTGCTCCGGGTGCGGCATGAGGCCGACCACGTTGCCGCGCTCGTTGGTGATTCCTGCGATGTCCCGCAGCGATCCGTTGGGATTCACCCCGGCGTAGCGGAAGGCGACGAGGCCCTCGCCTTCGAGCCGGTCGAGGGTGTCGTCGGCTGCGATGTAGCCGCCCTCGCCGTTCTTCAGCGGGATGACGATCTCCTGGCCCTTCGAGAACGCACTGGTCCATGCGGTGTCGGCGTTCTCGACGGTCAGGCGCTGGTCGCGCCGGACGAAGTGCTGGTGGTCGTTGCGGATCAGGCCGCCCGGCAGCAGGTGCGCCTCGACGAGCATCTGGAAGCCGTTGCAGATGCCCAGCACGGGCATGCCCTTCGCCGCGGCGTCCGTGACCTCGGCCATGATCGGAGAGAGGGCCGCGATCGCACCCGAGCGGAGGTAGTCGCCGTAGCTGAAACCGCCTGGCAGCACCAGCGCATCGACGCCCTCGAGGTCGTGCGAGCCGTGCCACAGGGCGACGGGCTCGGCGCCGGCGATGCGCACTGCGCGCTGAGCATCGCGGTCGTCGAGAGAACCCGGGAAGGTGATGACGCCGATGCGCACGCTCACTGCGCGACCTCGACTCCCACGACATCCTCGATGACGGAGTTCGACAGCACGTCCTCGGCGAGGCGGCGGGCCTCGGCCAGCACCTCGTCGGTGACCTCGCCGTCGACGGTCAGCTCGAAGCGCTTCCCGATGCGGACCTGGCTGAAGCTCTCGACGCCCAGGCGGGCGAAGGCGCCGGAGACGGCCTTCCCCTGCGGGTCGAGCAGTTCGGCCTTGGGCATGACGTCGACGACGATGGTGGGCATACCCCTGATTCTAGGCGATCACGGGGCGAGCCGACGCACGGGTGATCCGCTCGAACGGCGTGGTTCGGAGGAGGCTCGAGCGGCGTCGTCGGGAGACGCGCGAGCGGCGTCGTCCGGAGACGCGCGAGCGGCGGGGTCCGGAGGAGGTCGAGACGGCCCGGTCGAAACGACGCACCCCCCGATGATGCTTCGACCGGGCCTGTCGATGAGTCCCCACTCAACGACCCCTGCGATCAGTAGCCCCCAGACGCAGGATGAGTCCCGTGCCTCTCAGGCTAGAGTCGTCGCAGCAGATGCGCATCGTGGAGAGCGTCGACGTCGATTGCTCTCCAATACGGCGGTGCACCCGCAGTGACCTCGGGGGAGGAGAGGGCATGAAGCTCAGCGCGCTCGCAGCGCAGAGCGGCGTCAGCACGACGACGCTGAAGCACTGGATCAAGGTGGGCGTGATGCCGGCCGGATCCCTGAAGAACCGCACCACGGCGGTATACGAGCAGCGGCACGTCGACCGGGCCAGGCTGATCCTGGTGCTGCGCGACATGTACGGCGCCTCGACCGCGGCGATCCTGGCGCTCACAGGGTTCATCGACACCCCCGGCGTCACGACCCTCGAGGTGATGAACGCCTGTCAGGCCTTCGCGCTCGGTGTGCCCGACGACATCGCCACGGATCCCGGTTACGACGAGTTCCGCGAGCGCACCCATGAGCTCATGCGGCGACGTGACTGGCGCGGCTATCCCGGAGCCGCGGAGCGAGGACTCACGTTCGCACTCGCCCAGGCCTCGCAGGTCGGTCTCGACTACGACGTCGAGACCCTCATGCAGTACGCCGACGCACTGGAACCGCTGGCGAGCGGCAACGTCGCGGCGCTGCAGCCGGACGGATCGGCCGACGAGGTGGCGAGGCGCATGCTGCTCGCGGTGAACGCCCGCGCCCGACAGCTCGTGGCTGTCAGCAGCCTCGCCCATGCCGCCGCATCCGTCCGCTCCGCGATCGAGCGCGGCGCGGCCCCGGCTGACATCGCCCGGCCGCCCGCCCCCTGACGTCGGGCCGTCGCCGGGTGCCTGTCGCATGTCGGAGATCTCGGACGATTCGAGCCCTGGCCGGAGTGGCGGCGTGCGCCACGCCGGCGCTGGATCGGATGGTCTGGTGGTTCCGACCTGGCTCAGGTCGAGCGGAAGACGGTGTGCAGGTCGCCGATGACGTCGCGGCCGCCGAGGCCGTCGATCTCGAACAGCACGCTGATCCCTGCGACGGTGTAACCGAGCCTCTCGACGATCTCCCGTCCGGCGGCGAGCGTGCCGCCGGTGGCGAGCACATCGTCGATGAGCAGGATGCGGGCTCCTGCCGGCAAATCGTCGTGCATCTCCACGGTCGCGGTGCCGTACTCGAGCGCGTAGTCGACGGAGGCCGCCGGGCGGGGCAGCTTGCCCGCCTTGCGGATCGGGACGAAGCCGACGCCGGCGCTGATCGCGGCGGCCCCGGCGAGGATGAACCCGCGCGCCTCGATTCCGGCGACGACGTCGAAGGTGCCGGCGAAGGGCTCGACGAGCGCCGCCGTCGTGGCGTGCAGCGCCTCGGCATCCGCGAGAAGCGGCGTGATGTCGCGGAACAGGATGCCGGGCTGCGGATAGTCGGGGATCGAGGCGATCAGGGACTCGGCGCGCGCCAGTTCTGAGTTCACCCGGCAAGGGTACCGAACCCCAGTCGGTCGAAATCATGGGAGCGCTCCCAGCCCAGTCGTGGCATCATGTTCCCATGACCCGATCCTTGCCAGAGGGCTTCCTCTTCGGCGCCGCGACCGCCGCCTACCAGATCGAGGGCGCAGCATTCGAAGACGGCCGCACGGCGTCCATCTGGGATGCCTTCGCGCGTGTTCCCGGTGCCGTCGTCGGCGCCGAGAACGGCGACGTCGCCTGCGATCACTACCACCGCTACGCCGACGACGTGGCGCTGATGAGACAGCTCGGGCTGCAGACCTACCGCTTCTCGACCTCGTGGTCGCGAGTGCGCCCTGACGGAGGCCCGGTCAACGCGGCAGGGCTCGACTTCTACAGCCGGCTCGTCGACGAGCTGCTCGCGGCCGGCATCGTGCCGTGGCTCACGCTGCACCACTGGGACATGCCGCAGGCCCTCGAAGAGCAGGGCGGCTGGACGAACCGCGACATCGCCGACCGGTTCACCGACTATGCGCTGAGCGTGCACGATGCGCTCGGCGATCGCGTGCAGCACTGGACGACCATGAACGAGCCGTGGTGCTCGTCGTTCCTCTCGTACACGGCCGGCGTGCATGCGCCGGGTCGCACGAGCAT
It encodes:
- a CDS encoding 2-hydroxyacid dehydrogenase codes for the protein MSLIVTVPTDRLVHDLGALPPGVELLLWDLRSPAPADRLDIVVPPYMDGTGVLAALDGLDVRLVQGESIGYDGVAEVLPPGIPFANAASVHEASTAELAVGMMIAAQRQLPRFVRAQERGEWAPVFAESLADRRVLLVGFGGVGTAIARRLAPFEVELTAVARTPRTEQVDGVGELAVHGMDELDTLLPDAEIVVLSLPATAETHHLFDAARIGRMARGALLVNVGRGPLVETDALIAALNSNAIRVASDVFEEEPLPAGHPLWSAPGLLITPHNGGASTAMNPRIARLIRRQIDRMLAGEPPLNIVIPGS
- a CDS encoding MerR family transcriptional regulator: MKLSALAAQSGVSTTTLKHWIKVGVMPAGSLKNRTTAVYEQRHVDRARLILVLRDMYGASTAAILALTGFIDTPGVTTLEVMNACQAFALGVPDDIATDPGYDEFRERTHELMRRRDWRGYPGAAERGLTFALAQASQVGLDYDVETLMQYADALEPLASGNVAALQPDGSADEVARRMLLAVNARARQLVAVSSLAHAAASVRSAIERGAAPADIARPPAP
- a CDS encoding adenine phosphoribosyltransferase — protein: MNSELARAESLIASIPDYPQPGILFRDITPLLADAEALHATTAALVEPFAGTFDVVAGIEARGFILAGAAAISAGVGFVPIRKAGKLPRPAASVDYALEYGTATVEMHDDLPAGARILLIDDVLATGGTLAAGREIVERLGYTVAGISVLFEIDGLGGRDVIGDLHTVFRST
- a CDS encoding DUF1761 domain-containing protein, whose translation is MVPEINYWAVLVATASSMVVGAIWYARGVMGERWARLAGVDLDHPARGPLWPMITTVLVSFVTAWVLAGAATIAWHFYEGSYLWASVVTSVTLWAGFTAARFITHDAFEGRSTRLTTLNIGHELVTVVVMALIIGAWPPAGL
- the purS gene encoding phosphoribosylformylglycinamidine synthase subunit PurS — protein: MPTIVVDVMPKAELLDPQGKAVSGAFARLGVESFSQVRIGKRFELTVDGEVTDEVLAEARRLAEDVLSNSVIEDVVGVEVAQ
- the purQ gene encoding phosphoribosylformylglycinamidine synthase subunit PurQ: MSVRIGVITFPGSLDDRDAQRAVRIAGAEPVALWHGSHDLEGVDALVLPGGFSYGDYLRSGAIAALSPIMAEVTDAAAKGMPVLGICNGFQMLVEAHLLPGGLIRNDHQHFVRRDQRLTVENADTAWTSAFSKGQEIVIPLKNGEGGYIAADDTLDRLEGEGLVAFRYAGVNPNGSLRDIAGITNERGNVVGLMPHPEHATEAGFGPDTSAAMRSGVDGLGFFESAIAAVARIAA